From a single Okeanomitos corallinicola TIOX110 genomic region:
- a CDS encoding alpha/beta hydrolase, whose amino-acid sequence MTAFELKPCFLTPNHVKPEYPLFIYLPGMDGTGELLRSQTAKLELGFDIRCLTIPKQDLSSWDVLTRNVLDLIHAELEKSSHRPVYLCGESFGGCLAMKIVTQSSYLFKRVILVNPASSFHLQSWLTSISQVTNVVPSWLYSVGALGLLPFLASLSRISNSDRQKLLAAMRSVPAETINWRLSLLREFKIEEEKLQKLKQEVLLIAGGNDRLLPSVSEIQRLNDILPNAHNVILPSSGHACLLEKDVNLYTILQENEFVEAMKNSYSRRI is encoded by the coding sequence ATGACGGCATTTGAACTAAAACCTTGTTTTTTAACTCCCAATCACGTAAAACCAGAATATCCATTGTTTATATATTTACCAGGAATGGATGGAACTGGGGAACTACTGCGATCGCAAACTGCTAAGTTGGAACTGGGTTTTGATATCCGTTGTTTGACTATTCCCAAACAAGACCTAAGTAGCTGGGATGTCTTAACCAGAAATGTTTTAGACTTAATTCACGCAGAGTTAGAAAAAAGTTCTCATCGTCCAGTTTACCTGTGTGGAGAGTCTTTTGGGGGTTGTTTGGCTATGAAAATTGTCACTCAATCATCATATTTATTTAAACGTGTTATTTTAGTTAATCCTGCTTCTTCCTTTCATTTACAGTCTTGGTTAACTTCAATATCACAAGTAACTAATGTAGTTCCGTCATGGCTTTATAGTGTTGGTGCATTAGGTCTATTGCCATTTTTAGCGTCTTTATCCAGAATATCTAATAGCGATCGCCAGAAATTGCTTGCAGCTATGCGTTCTGTACCCGCAGAAACGATAAATTGGCGCTTGTCTTTGTTAAGAGAGTTTAAGATTGAAGAAGAAAAACTACAAAAACTCAAGCAAGAAGTATTATTAATTGCTGGAGGAAATGATCGGTTATTACCTTCTGTGAGTGAGATACAAAGATTAAATGATATTTTACCTAATGCTCACAATGTAATTTTACCAAGTAGTGGCCATGCTTGTTTATTAGAAAAAGATGTCAATCTGTACACAATTTTGCAAGAAAATGAGTTTGTAGAAGCTATGAAAAACAGTTATTCTCGCAGAATTTAG
- a CDS encoding phycobilisome rod-core linker polypeptide, producing MALPLLEYKPSSQNQRVPGYEVPNEDTPRIYRSEDYSFSGDAEELIWAAYRQLFSEHVILKFYRQGNLESQVKNKTITVRDFIRGLAKSEAFKSLVIQTNSNYRLVEIGLKRLLGRAPYNKDEEIAWSIKIATSGWDGFVDVLIDSEEYQSSFGENIVPYQRRRYKDRPFNLVTPRYADYWRDKLEDARYKPGSISDFMKMAAAASIRTVTYTPVSTANINIPNTTRETIPAGVPVSISPSASFPVR from the coding sequence ATGGCACTACCTTTACTAGAATACAAACCCAGTTCTCAAAATCAACGAGTACCTGGTTACGAAGTACCCAACGAGGACACCCCCAGAATTTACCGCAGTGAAGATTACAGTTTTAGCGGTGACGCTGAAGAGTTAATTTGGGCAGCTTATCGTCAACTGTTTAGCGAACACGTGATTTTGAAATTCTACCGTCAAGGTAATTTAGAATCTCAGGTCAAAAACAAAACTATTACTGTTCGTGACTTTATCCGGGGTTTAGCTAAATCGGAAGCTTTTAAGAGTTTGGTAATTCAAACTAACTCCAATTACCGCTTAGTAGAAATTGGACTCAAGCGGTTGTTAGGTCGTGCGCCTTACAACAAGGATGAAGAAATCGCTTGGTCAATTAAAATTGCTACCAGCGGTTGGGATGGTTTTGTTGATGTTTTGATTGATTCTGAAGAGTATCAAAGCAGTTTTGGTGAAAATATAGTTCCTTACCAACGTCGTCGTTATAAAGACAGACCTTTTAACTTGGTAACACCTCGTTATGCTGACTACTGGCGCGACAAGCTAGAAGATGCACGGTACAAACCTGGTAGTATCAGTGATTTCATGAAAATGGCTGCTGCTGCTAGTATCAGAACCGTTACTTACACACCTGTTAGCACCGCTAACATTAACATTCCCAACACCACCAGAGAAACTATTCCCGCGGGTGTTCCTGTTTCTATTAGTCCTAGTGCTAGTTTTCCCGTTCGTTAA
- a CDS encoding phycobilisome linker polypeptide, translating to MAITTAASRLGTEPFSDASRIELRPNASREEVELVIRTVYRQVLGNDYILASDRLISAESLLRDGSLTVREFVRTVAKSELYKSKFFYNSFQTRLIELNYKHLLGRAPYSESEVTYHLDLYINEGYDAEIDSYIDSIEYQNSFGENVVPYYRGFDTQPGQTMAGFNRMFRLYRGYANSDTSQVEGNRSRLARELASNKVSSIVGPSGSNDNWGFRATADNAPKQNLGNAVGQSDRVYRIEVAGIRNPGYPSVRRSSTAFIVPYERLSDKIQQIHRQGGKIVSITST from the coding sequence ATGGCAATTACTACAGCAGCATCCAGGCTAGGAACAGAGCCTTTTAGCGACGCAAGTCGAATTGAACTGCGTCCTAACGCCAGCCGCGAAGAAGTGGAATTGGTAATCCGTACCGTTTATCGGCAAGTTTTAGGAAACGACTATATATTGGCATCAGACCGCCTTATCAGTGCAGAATCACTTTTGCGCGACGGGAGTCTGACAGTACGCGAGTTTGTACGGACTGTGGCTAAGTCTGAACTCTACAAATCTAAATTTTTCTATAACAGTTTCCAAACTCGGTTAATAGAACTCAACTATAAACATTTGTTGGGTCGCGCTCCATACAGTGAGTCTGAGGTTACATACCACTTAGACTTATATATTAACGAGGGCTACGATGCGGAGATTGACTCTTACATTGATTCTATTGAGTATCAAAATAGCTTCGGCGAAAATGTAGTACCTTACTACCGTGGTTTTGATACTCAACCAGGTCAAACTATGGCTGGTTTTAATCGGATGTTCCGTTTATACCGGGGTTACGCTAACAGTGACACATCCCAGGTGGAAGGAAATAGGTCTCGGTTAGCGAGAGAATTAGCAAGTAACAAAGTATCCTCAATTGTTGGTCCATCTGGATCAAACGACAACTGGGGTTTCCGTGCAACTGCGGATAATGCCCCCAAACAAAACTTAGGTAATGCTGTAGGGCAATCGGATCGCGTTTACCGAATTGAAGTAGCAGGCATTCGCAATCCAGGATACCCCAGCGTGCGGCGGAGCAGCACAGCATTTATAGTACCTTACGAGCGTCTTTCTGACAAGATTCAGCAAATTCACAGACAAGGCGGAAAAATTGTCAGCATTACATCTACGTAA
- a CDS encoding phycobilisome linker polypeptide, protein MFGQTTLGASSVSSSASRVFRYEVVGLKQNQETDKNKFNIRRSGSVFITVPYSRMNEEMQRINRLGGKIVKIESLAVE, encoded by the coding sequence ATGTTTGGTCAAACAACACTTGGTGCTAGTAGCGTTTCTTCATCTGCAAGTCGTGTATTTCGTTACGAAGTTGTAGGCTTAAAGCAAAACCAAGAAACTGACAAGAATAAATTCAACATTCGCCGTAGTGGTAGCGTATTTATTACCGTACCCTACAGCCGGATGAACGAAGAGATGCAGCGTATTAACCGTCTAGGTGGCAAAATCGTTAAGATTGAGTCATTAGCAGTAGAGTAA
- a CDS encoding HEAT repeat domain-containing protein, producing the protein MTEELINAVALAETPTQMVTAVTNLAAAKDPAAIPTLIAVFGYNNPAAAVLAVAGLTELGEIAVPQLLEQIDDYNYGARAYSIRTLAAIADPRALDVLATTAATDFAPSVRRAAAKGLGNLNWTKLALAESQSAINRALETLLFICQDTDWSIRYAAIVGLQSLAKITPVREVIVQQFQKMLTDDTEKAIRARVQLATHSLELTAS; encoded by the coding sequence ATGACTGAGGAACTAATTAATGCTGTTGCCTTAGCAGAAACACCAACGCAAATGGTGACAGCAGTAACAAATTTGGCAGCAGCTAAAGATCCAGCGGCTATTCCCACATTGATTGCTGTTTTTGGTTATAACAACCCAGCAGCAGCAGTGTTAGCTGTAGCCGGACTTACAGAATTGGGTGAAATTGCAGTACCCCAATTACTAGAACAAATTGATGATTATAACTATGGCGCACGGGCTTATTCGATTCGCACTTTAGCAGCGATCGCAGATCCCCGTGCTTTAGATGTGTTAGCCACTACCGCAGCTACAGACTTCGCGCCTAGTGTGCGCCGTGCTGCTGCTAAAGGTCTAGGAAACTTAAACTGGACTAAATTAGCCTTGGCTGAAAGTCAAAGTGCCATTAATCGCGCTTTAGAAACATTACTGTTTATTTGCCAGGATACCGACTGGTCAATTCGTTATGCGGCTATTGTCGGGTTACAGTCCTTGGCAAAAATTACCCCAGTGAGGGAAGTGATTGTGCAGCAGTTCCAAAAAATGCTCACTGATGACACTGAAAAAGCTATTCGCGCTCGTGTCCAATTGGCTACTCACAGCTTGGAATTAACAGCTAGTTAA
- a CDS encoding phycobilisome rod-core linker polypeptide, whose protein sequence is MALPLLQYKPTTQNNRVSSFGVADQNEDTPYVYRVEDVSSYTDIQGIIWASYRQVFSEHEILKFNRQGTLESQLKNGSLSVKDFIRGLAKSEAFYRLVVSVNNNYRLVDIVLKRLLGRSAYNKEEEIAWSIVIGTKGFSGFVDALVDSEEYDQSFGDNTVPYQRKRMEGRPYNLVTPRYGVDFQETAGTVRTDWRFVLENFYTAKAKTKRLQEGDPSKYADMAASLSGKGNYAQKISAFDIDYLNAVPYRGKR, encoded by the coding sequence ATGGCACTGCCATTACTTCAATATAAACCAACTACTCAAAATAACCGTGTGAGCAGCTTCGGTGTTGCTGACCAAAATGAAGATACCCCTTATGTCTACCGTGTAGAAGATGTTAGTTCCTACACTGATATTCAAGGTATTATTTGGGCATCCTATCGTCAAGTTTTCAGCGAACATGAGATTCTCAAGTTTAACCGTCAAGGTACTCTAGAATCTCAACTAAAAAATGGTTCTTTGTCTGTTAAAGACTTTATCCGTGGTTTAGCTAAGTCTGAAGCTTTCTATCGTTTAGTTGTTTCTGTTAACAACAACTATCGTTTGGTAGATATTGTTCTCAAGCGCCTTTTGGGTCGTTCTGCTTACAACAAAGAAGAAGAAATTGCTTGGTCTATCGTTATTGGTACTAAGGGTTTTAGTGGCTTCGTTGATGCTTTAGTAGATAGCGAAGAGTATGACCAAAGCTTCGGTGATAACACCGTTCCTTACCAACGTAAACGGATGGAAGGTCGTCCTTACAATTTGGTGACACCTCGCTATGGTGTGGACTTCCAAGAAACAGCAGGTACAGTCAGAACCGACTGGCGATTTGTGTTGGAAAACTTCTATACTGCCAAAGCCAAAACAAAACGTCTCCAAGAAGGTGATCCTAGCAAATATGCAGATATGGCTGCATCCTTGTCTGGTAAAGGTAACTATGCACAAAAAATCTCTGCTTTTGACATTGATTATTTGAATGCAGTTCCTTATCGTGGTAAACGCTAA
- a CDS encoding DUF3859 domain-containing protein: protein MEQRLNQEQLNQIIAEVQALQLKQEGEFNQEQIQQILQELNLPPELLDEALVQLKRRQALEVQQRRNKMIAFGVVGTIIITIGGLVFFNQKNASLLANVSAQQDKITLANENQINSVSRQSNPELFYRVTLKDAPIGKKLSLGCNWINPSGEIVKQNSYQTKDVTTTIWNTRCRYTINSSAPVGNWQVEMLLGGRKISEESFVVK, encoded by the coding sequence ATGGAACAGAGACTAAATCAGGAACAGTTAAATCAAATTATCGCCGAAGTTCAAGCATTACAGTTAAAACAAGAAGGTGAATTTAATCAAGAACAAATTCAGCAAATTTTACAAGAGTTGAATTTACCACCAGAATTGTTGGATGAGGCTTTAGTGCAGTTAAAGCGTCGTCAAGCTTTGGAAGTACAACAACGCCGGAATAAAATGATTGCGTTTGGTGTGGTTGGGACAATTATTATTACTATTGGTGGTTTGGTATTTTTTAATCAAAAAAATGCTTCTTTATTAGCTAATGTTTCTGCCCAACAAGATAAAATTACTTTAGCTAATGAGAATCAAATAAATAGTGTTTCTCGTCAATCTAATCCTGAACTTTTTTATCGTGTAACTTTGAAAGATGCACCGATAGGTAAAAAGCTTTCTTTGGGTTGTAATTGGATTAATCCTAGTGGTGAAATTGTTAAACAAAATAGTTATCAAACTAAAGATGTAACAACTACAATTTGGAATACTCGTTGTCGTTATACTATTAATTCTTCTGCACCTGTGGGTAATTGGCAGGTGGAAATGTTGTTGGGTGGGAGGAAGATTAGTGAGGAATCTTTTGTGGTTAAATAG
- a CDS encoding asparagine synthetase B family protein yields the protein MSGYHFIGYWGEKKEDFFTQSRRVAERGGEGDGFVWNVFYIGCDDVPEIGGNSIAAISASGFADADVWVKLEDNNLILGREVFGRVPLFWCCKNHTVWFASRLDLLLEIFENREISISGLYGYSCFSYVPNSLTPVDGVFSLTAGTEVIFNSPNVDNYEVKKIYQWCESPEKITDENTAIEQLQVLLKDGIEKQVADLKDEPVGVFLSGGLDSSIVAALLVNAGVKVRAYALDFGEFGISEYPYAEQVAQFLNIPIIKVDASPKNIKNAIIPTVKALDLPFGDSVTVPLYLLNKAASQETKVVFNGEGGDQLFAGWTNKPLIAAGIYQAEHPNKNESFIQQYLRTFHRFWGYEKQVYQPEIYTLIQGLNAQEWLLDALDTRFCPSLLHRLRRASLMLKGAQNIHPRATALSFVHGLNVRSPFCDLNLAEWTFQLSGKLCLHGACEKYILKRAVENLLPSQIVWRQKRGMGVPLTSWCVNNFWHDIGNWLNPGILEAENIFSPDIAVKIITGDLGGNIQGRRIGEMLWLLIIWEIWYSQIFGVQRGSKSWNHPFLLPNWLWNYYQKFTKKLQA from the coding sequence ATGTCTGGATATCATTTTATCGGTTATTGGGGTGAGAAAAAGGAAGATTTTTTCACGCAGAGTCGCAGAGTCGCAGAGAGAGGAGGGGAAGGAGACGGATTTGTTTGGAATGTTTTTTATATTGGGTGTGATGATGTACCGGAGATAGGGGGAAATTCTATTGCTGCTATTTCTGCTTCTGGGTTTGCTGATGCTGATGTTTGGGTGAAGCTAGAAGATAATAATTTGATTTTGGGTAGGGAAGTTTTTGGTAGAGTTCCTTTATTTTGGTGTTGTAAAAATCATACTGTTTGGTTTGCTTCTCGCTTAGATTTATTATTAGAAATATTTGAAAATCGGGAAATTAGTATTTCTGGTTTGTATGGTTATTCTTGTTTTTCTTATGTTCCTAATTCTTTAACTCCTGTTGATGGGGTTTTTAGTCTCACTGCGGGAACTGAGGTTATTTTTAATTCTCCTAATGTTGATAATTACGAAGTTAAAAAAATTTATCAATGGTGTGAATCTCCAGAAAAGATTACAGATGAAAATACCGCTATTGAACAATTGCAAGTTTTACTAAAAGATGGGATTGAAAAACAAGTTGCAGATTTAAAAGATGAACCTGTGGGGGTTTTTCTGTCTGGGGGTTTAGATTCTTCTATTGTTGCTGCTTTGTTGGTAAATGCTGGGGTAAAAGTTCGCGCTTATGCTTTAGATTTTGGTGAGTTTGGTATTTCTGAATATCCCTATGCGGAACAGGTAGCACAATTTTTGAATATTCCTATTATTAAGGTTGATGCTAGTCCCAAGAATATTAAAAATGCAATTATTCCTACTGTTAAAGCTTTAGATTTACCTTTTGGTGATAGTGTTACTGTTCCTTTATATCTTTTAAATAAAGCTGCTAGTCAAGAAACTAAAGTTGTTTTCAATGGTGAAGGTGGAGATCAATTATTTGCAGGTTGGACTAATAAACCTTTAATTGCTGCTGGTATTTATCAAGCTGAACATCCAAATAAAAATGAAAGTTTTATTCAACAATATCTGCGGACTTTTCACCGTTTTTGGGGTTATGAAAAACAGGTTTATCAGCCGGAAATTTATACTCTGATTCAGGGTTTAAATGCCCAGGAATGGCTTTTAGATGCGTTAGATACTCGTTTTTGTCCTTCGTTGTTACATCGTTTACGTCGTGCTAGTTTGATGTTAAAAGGAGCGCAAAATATCCATCCCCGTGCAACTGCATTAAGTTTTGTTCATGGGTTGAATGTGCGATCGCCTTTTTGTGATTTAAATTTAGCAGAATGGACTTTTCAACTATCGGGTAAACTCTGTTTACACGGTGCTTGTGAAAAATATATTCTCAAACGCGCTGTAGAAAATTTACTACCATCGCAAATCGTTTGGAGACAAAAGCGGGGTATGGGTGTTCCCTTAACTTCTTGGTGTGTAAATAATTTTTGGCATGATATCGGTAATTGGCTGAATCCGGGTATACTAGAGGCGGAAAATATATTTTCACCTGATATAGCAGTTAAAATTATTACTGGAGATTTAGGAGGGAACATTCAAGGACGACGGATAGGTGAGATGCTTTGGTTACTTATTATCTGGGAAATTTGGTACTCTCAGATTTTCGGTGTACAACGAGGATCAAAATCTTGGAATCATCCATTTTTATTACCTAATTGGTTATGGAACTATTACCAGAAATTCACCAAGAAATTACAAGCTTAA
- a CDS encoding HEAT repeat domain-containing protein — protein MIEPTTSEYSAENGAQLTPEQAIANLQSSDLSLRYYAAWWLGKFRVSQPEVVNALITALADEADKTELGGYPLRRNAARALGKLGNPKAISGLIKCLECSDFYVREAAAQSLGMLGAKAAVPTLITMLDGGVAKAVQVIGRPHLTQPYQAVLEALGAIVATEAISLIQPFLEHPVPRVQCSAARAMYQLTQDSQYGEFLVTMMQKSDLKLRRAILGDLGAIGYMAAAEAIAHAQAENSFKLMALKGLLEHQLTDKSESISDQAVRVMNLMDSLL, from the coding sequence ATGATAGAACCCACTACGTCAGAATATTCTGCCGAAAATGGGGCGCAGTTGACACCAGAGCAAGCCATAGCTAACCTGCAATCATCAGATTTAAGTCTCCGCTATTATGCCGCTTGGTGGTTGGGTAAGTTTCGAGTCAGTCAGCCAGAAGTTGTTAACGCACTCATTACAGCGTTAGCAGATGAAGCTGATAAAACAGAACTAGGAGGTTATCCACTCCGCAGAAATGCAGCCAGAGCCTTGGGGAAATTGGGCAACCCTAAAGCAATATCTGGATTGATTAAGTGTTTGGAATGCTCCGATTTTTATGTACGTGAAGCAGCAGCCCAGTCTTTAGGAATGCTTGGTGCTAAAGCAGCAGTACCTACACTAATCACAATGCTAGATGGGGGTGTGGCCAAGGCCGTGCAAGTAATAGGCCGCCCCCATCTAACCCAACCATATCAGGCAGTGTTAGAAGCCTTGGGAGCTATTGTTGCAACTGAGGCTATTTCCCTAATTCAGCCTTTTCTAGAGCATCCAGTCCCACGGGTACAATGCTCGGCAGCTAGGGCTATGTATCAACTTACCCAAGATTCTCAGTATGGAGAATTCCTGGTGACAATGATGCAAAAAAGTGATCTGAAATTGCGGCGTGCAATTTTGGGGGATTTGGGAGCAATTGGGTATATGGCAGCTGCTGAGGCGATCGCCCATGCTCAGGCAGAAAATAGTTTTAAACTCATGGCATTGAAGGGCTTGCTAGAACATCAACTAACTGATAAGTCAGAATCTATTTCTGATCAGGCAGTCCGAGTCATGAACTTGATGGATTCACTATTGTAG
- a CDS encoding decarboxylase yields the protein MELLPEIHQEITSLTTPFSLAIAEELLNIYGSPLYVYDGDFLNQTISDITQAFSYPHTRFHFASVTNGNISLLKIFKNAGWGLHANTPGDIYLGLSAGFKPAEIVYSGSNLSREEMEQVLEWGVNSLNLDSISQLCLLCDIFLFRAKTQRSKDKEELNVGLRLNVSEDSRIGVSLIDFAEAVEIAKNAGLKISGLHFYRGTGTNATSAFTDVIDWVLEIGKNLPDWQYLDFGGGFGYPYHHQGAAFDWQIFGDELSRRIRNLQKKINLVIEPGRSAVAGCATLLVKVVSVKWQDKKQIIGVDSTIANISVPAVHGGYREIISWKNKSCENYLTDVCGNTTYSRDYLGKNCQLPALEIGDIIAILDVGAYGYAMSSHFLHRPKPAEVLLENGTHRLIRNREDYSVLLNNQIL from the coding sequence ATGGAACTATTACCAGAAATTCACCAAGAAATTACAAGCTTAACAACTCCGTTTTCTTTAGCAATTGCTGAGGAATTATTAAATATTTATGGTTCTCCTTTATATGTTTATGATGGAGATTTTTTAAATCAAACAATTTCTGATATTACTCAAGCTTTTAGTTATCCTCATACTCGGTTTCATTTTGCTAGTGTCACCAATGGAAATATCTCTTTATTGAAGATTTTTAAAAATGCTGGTTGGGGACTTCATGCTAATACTCCAGGGGATATTTATTTAGGTTTAAGTGCTGGTTTTAAACCTGCGGAAATTGTTTATAGTGGGAGTAATTTAAGTCGGGAAGAAATGGAACAGGTTTTGGAATGGGGGGTGAATAGTTTAAATTTGGATAGTATTTCTCAGTTGTGTTTGTTGTGTGATATTTTTTTGTTTCGCGCAAAGACGCAAAGGAGCAAAGATAAGGAAGAGTTAAATGTTGGTTTAAGGTTGAATGTTTCGGAAGATAGTCGGATTGGTGTGAGTTTAATAGATTTTGCAGAAGCTGTTGAAATTGCTAAAAATGCGGGTTTAAAAATTTCGGGGTTACATTTTTATCGGGGTACGGGTACTAATGCAACTTCTGCTTTTACTGATGTAATTGATTGGGTTTTAGAGATAGGAAAAAACTTACCAGATTGGCAATATTTAGATTTTGGTGGTGGTTTTGGTTATCCCTATCATCATCAAGGTGCTGCTTTTGATTGGCAAATTTTTGGAGATGAGTTAAGTAGAAGAATTAGGAATTTACAGAAAAAAATTAATTTGGTTATTGAACCAGGACGTTCTGCTGTAGCTGGTTGTGCAACTTTATTAGTTAAGGTTGTTTCGGTAAAATGGCAAGATAAAAAACAAATTATTGGTGTAGATTCTACAATCGCTAATATTTCTGTTCCTGCTGTACATGGAGGTTATCGAGAAATAATAAGTTGGAAAAATAAAAGTTGTGAAAATTATCTGACTGATGTTTGTGGAAATACAACTTATTCACGGGATTATTTAGGTAAAAATTGCCAACTTCCCGCTTTGGAAATTGGGGATATTATCGCTATTTTAGATGTGGGTGCTTATGGTTATGCAATGTCTTCTCATTTTTTACATCGTCCTAAACCTGCGGAGGTTTTGTTGGAAAATGGTACTCATCGTTTAATTAGAAACCGGGAAGATTACAGTGTTTTACTTAATAATCAAATTCTCTAA
- a CDS encoding phycobilisome rod-core linker polypeptide codes for MSIPLLEYSPSSQNQRVEGYEVPNEDTPTIYKLTSATLATDVDEIIWAGYRQIFSEHLILSSYRQKFLESQLRNQAINIRDFIRGLGKSEVFRSQVADVNSNYRLVDLILQRFLGRKSYNKKEEIAWSIVIATKGVHGFIDALLDSEEYLENFGDDIVPYQRRRYQGRPFNLVNPRYSDYWRNAQSMRSIGTRSFYNIRTSGSLTTEDIRKAIPAGFFAMAGNIITPERNYQRTIASVTSQVKTMEIPDTSRELTTEEVTIKPVAVSLPYNYIPSIAKN; via the coding sequence ATGTCAATACCACTTTTAGAATATTCTCCTTCTTCACAAAATCAGCGTGTAGAAGGTTACGAAGTACCTAACGAAGATACTCCAACTATTTATAAACTCACCTCCGCTACCCTAGCCACTGATGTTGATGAGATCATTTGGGCAGGATATCGGCAGATTTTTAGTGAACATCTGATTCTCAGCAGCTATCGGCAAAAATTTTTAGAATCTCAACTACGAAATCAGGCAATTAACATCCGTGATTTTATCCGGGGCTTGGGTAAGTCAGAAGTTTTCCGTAGTCAAGTAGCAGATGTTAATTCTAACTATCGCTTAGTTGATTTAATTCTTCAGAGATTTTTAGGTAGGAAATCCTACAACAAAAAAGAAGAGATCGCTTGGTCTATTGTCATTGCCACCAAAGGCGTACATGGTTTTATTGATGCCTTATTAGACTCTGAGGAGTACCTAGAAAACTTTGGCGACGATATCGTACCTTACCAACGCCGTCGTTATCAAGGTAGACCATTTAACCTAGTTAATCCTCGTTACAGTGACTACTGGCGCAATGCTCAAAGTATGCGCTCTATTGGTACTCGTTCGTTCTACAACATCCGCACTTCAGGATCTCTCACCACTGAAGATATTCGCAAAGCTATTCCAGCTGGTTTCTTTGCTATGGCAGGAAATATCATCACTCCAGAACGCAACTACCAAAGAACTATTGCTTCTGTGACTTCTCAGGTGAAAACCATGGAAATTCCTGACACTAGCAGGGAACTTACCACAGAGGAAGTAACAATAAAACCCGTAGCTGTTTCTCTACCTTATAACTATATCCCTAGTATTGCTAAAAATTAG